The Acidimicrobiia bacterium genome contains a region encoding:
- a CDS encoding SDR family NAD(P)-dependent oxidoreductase, which yields MDLEGASAIVTGGASGLGEASVRRLVTRGANITIADINDERAKGIVDELGRQVEFVHADVTLEPDVQELVGVADARGPLRVVVNCAGAGVSKRIVGRDGTPHDLESFVWTVNLCLFGTFNVMRLAAAAMAGTEPDEDGQRGVIVNTASIAAFEGQIGQAAYSAAKSGVIGMTLPAARDLAVIGVRVVTIAPGTFLTPAMANARQEMIDGFVAMQPFPKRLGHPHEFAMLVEQIVDNPMLNGEVIRLDGAVRFPPR from the coding sequence ATGGATCTCGAAGGTGCGAGTGCCATCGTCACCGGCGGCGCGTCGGGACTGGGTGAAGCGAGCGTGCGCCGTCTCGTTACGCGCGGCGCGAACATCACGATCGCCGACATCAACGACGAGCGCGCCAAGGGCATCGTCGACGAGCTCGGTCGTCAAGTGGAGTTCGTGCACGCCGACGTGACCCTGGAACCCGACGTGCAGGAGCTTGTAGGTGTCGCCGACGCACGCGGGCCGTTGCGGGTCGTCGTCAACTGCGCGGGCGCCGGGGTGAGCAAGCGCATCGTCGGTCGCGACGGCACGCCCCACGATCTCGAGAGCTTCGTGTGGACCGTAAACCTGTGCCTGTTCGGCACTTTCAATGTGATGCGCCTCGCGGCGGCGGCCATGGCAGGGACCGAACCCGACGAGGACGGGCAGCGGGGCGTGATCGTGAACACCGCGTCGATCGCGGCGTTCGAGGGCCAGATCGGGCAAGCCGCGTACTCGGCCGCCAAGAGCGGCGTCATCGGTATGACGCTGCCGGCTGCGCGCGACCTCGCGGTGATCGGCGTACGGGTGGTGACGATCGCGCCGGGGACGTTTCTCACCCCGGCGATGGCGAACGCGCGCCAAGAGATGATCGACGGCTTCGTCGCGATGCAACCGTTCCCGAAGCGCCTCGGACACCCCCACGAGTTCGCGATGCTCGTCGAGCAGATCGTCGACAACCCGATGCTCAACGGTGAAGTGATCCGGCTCGACGGAGCCGTGCGCTTCCCACCGCGATAG
- a CDS encoding TIGR03086 family metal-binding protein has product MSEVADRFRRRAGALTERVEAVPPNRWDNPTPCDEWVARDVVRHMVDNAQRFLGFVDRELPPGPSADADPVGAWANARDAIQAGLDDPAVATLEFEGQMGKQTLEQAVDRFGSPDVVIHTWDLARATGLDEHLDPDDVHEILVAMEPMDRMMRGSGAFGPKVEPLPGADEQTRLLAFMGRTV; this is encoded by the coding sequence ATGAGCGAGGTCGCGGATCGGTTCCGTCGTCGCGCGGGCGCACTCACCGAACGAGTTGAAGCCGTGCCGCCGAACCGGTGGGACAACCCGACGCCGTGCGACGAGTGGGTTGCCCGCGACGTCGTCCGACACATGGTGGACAACGCGCAGCGGTTCCTCGGGTTCGTCGATCGCGAGCTCCCGCCCGGCCCGTCAGCCGACGCCGATCCGGTCGGCGCGTGGGCGAACGCGCGCGACGCGATCCAGGCCGGGCTCGACGACCCCGCGGTCGCCACGCTCGAGTTCGAGGGGCAGATGGGGAAGCAGACCCTCGAGCAGGCCGTCGACCGTTTCGGCAGCCCCGACGTCGTGATCCACACCTGGGACCTCGCGCGTGCGACCGGGCTCGACGAGCACCTCGATCCCGACGACGTCCACGAGATCCTGGTGGCGATGGAGCCGATGGACCGAATGATGCGCGGTTCCGGGGCCTTCGGTCCGAAGGTGGAGCCGCTTCCCGGAGCCGACGAGCAGACCCGTCTACTC